Below is a genomic region from bacterium.
CTGGGGTACCGGTGTTTGCTACATGTGGCCGACAATGATTGGCGTTACAAACGAACGCTTTCCTAAGGGTGGAGCGCTTCTAATGGGCTTAATGGGCTCAGCCGGAATGGGCGCAAACTACTTCACTTTGTGGAAAATGGGTGGGATACTCGACCAATATAAAATCCAAAAAGCTCAGTCATTCGGCTTTGCCGATTTCAATGCTTTATCAGAAGCTGCAAAAGCCAATGTGGCAGGAGCTTCGCAGAAGTTAATGGAAGCGACGAACTACGGCAATAGCATCTCATTCAAGTACGTAGCTGTCCTTCCTATAGTCCTGCTATTTGTCTTCGGAGGCATTTGGCTGTGGGATAAATCAAAAGGCGGCTACAAAGCCATCAAGATTACTCACGAAGACTAACATAAAATCTCTCTGAAATAACGGGGCAGTTGCATTCAACTGCCCCGTCTTCTTTATTACGTTTCAATTCAATAGTACCGGTATCTCACTAGCTCCGAAGCCTTTCGCCTATTAGTCTTCCGGTTCCCAGGCTATTTCCGATAGAATATCCTCTACTTCAGCGATAGATTTGGCCTGAGAGATATCGCCTCTTAGTTTAGCAGCGCCAGGGAAATTCTTGACATAGAGAGGGATCTGGCCTCTAAGATGGCGGGTGGCTCGGAGTTCATCGCCCATGAGCTCGGTCATGAGCCTTAAATGCTCTAAAGCCACTTCGCAGCGCTCCAGTATGGTTGGTTCAGGGAGGAGTTCGCCAGTGGCCAGATAGTGCCCAACTCTCAGGATTATCCAGGGATTGCTGATTGAGGCTCGTCCGATCATTACGCCATCACAGCCGGTTTGCTGCATCATTAAAAGGGCATCATGGGGTTCTTTGATATCACCGTTTCCAATGACTGGAATTGAAACTGCTTGTTTGATTTCGCCAATGAAATCCCAATTGGCGCGCCCACTAAAGCCCTGCATGGCTGTGCGGGCATGAAGAGTAACGGCTTTCACTCCCGCTTCCTCAAACCTTCTGGCCAAGTCAGGTACCACAATTTGCTCGTGATTCCATCCCACCCTGAACTTAACGGTCACAGGGATTGATACCGCCTTTACGACCGCTTCCACTATTTTCAGGGCATGATCAGGATCCTTTAGTAAGGCGGCTCCCGAACCTGTTCGGCACACTTTTGGTACCGAGCAGCCCATGTTAATATCACATATGTCAGAGCCTGAACCTTCAACCAGCTTCGCCGCTTCGGCCATGATATCAGGATCGCTTCCAAATATCTGAATAGAGATTGGATGGTCGTCTTCGTATATTTCGAGCTTATCTAGCTGCTTTTTAGCGTTATAATGAGTCGCCATCGCACTCACGAATTCAGAGACCATCAAACCCGGCCTCCCTATTCGCTTAACAATGCGGCGAAAGGCGGGATTGGTCACATCCTCCATTGGCGCCAAGATAACTGGCGGGTCGATTATTACAGAACCAATACTGAAAGCGTTTGCCATGCTAAGCAGATTATACCGAGGATGCGCCCTTTAGGTTTACCTAATGAATTATTTTTTATTCTAGTTGTCAAACTCAGATGGTTATTGACAATCTATGACGCATCGGTTATGATATAGTTACATCGGGTAGGTATCGAAGTCTTTGCTCCATCTTTCATTCAGTTTCCGGCCTCAGGGTTCTTGCAAAATATTTGGATGATCATAAAATTCCGGTCAGATGAGTGACTTACCCACTATTTAGAAAGAGGCAGTCTATGGAACACGTTTCTAGTAGAGAACTATTGAAGCTGCTTGGATCTGCACACGCTGATACTTCAGGAAATAACGGTGCTTGGAAAGCGGATGCGTGAAGAACTAAAAGAGCTTTGGCGTTTCCGTGAACTATTTTGGACACTTGTTATCCGCGAACTTCGTGTTAGATACAAGAATTCGTTTCTTGGTTTCTTCTGGTCGCTGCTAAATCCTTTAGCCACTGCTCTTGTTCTAACAATTGTCTTCAAATTCTTTATCCGAGTAAGAATCACGGACTACTCTGCGTATGTTTTTGCAGCCTACTTCCCATGGATATTTTTCCAAATGGCAATCCTTGATTCGGCACAAAGCGTGCTCACCTATATGCCTTTGGTTAAGAAAATCTACTTCCCAAGAGAGCTTCTCCCTTTGGGGGCGGTTGCGGCCAACTTTATCCATTTCCTACTCTCACTAGTCGTGTTTTTTCTCTATCTATTAGGCATTTGGGCTTTTGTGCCTGGACATCATCTTTCACTTCAAGCAACCGCAGCGCTTCTTCCGTTCGTTATTATTATCCAACTCCTTTTGACCATAGGGATAAGCCTATTTGTCACGGCGCTTAATGTTTATTATGAAGACGTGAAATATATCGTTGCAGTTGGAATGCAGCTTCTTTTCTACCTATCGCCAATCGTCTATTTTTCCGGTCAAGTAAAGAACCCTACACTAGTTTCATCACAATACCACACGATCATCTATTGGATTTATCACCTGAACCCGATGGCCGTAATTTTAACGCTTTATCGAAAGATACTCCTGCCCAATCGCAGTTTAACACTAGATAATGGATTGCAAGTGCCCAGTTCGCCGCTTGAGCCGATGATGATTGTGTTAGCGGTTTTGGTCTCGATTGCTTTCGCTATAGCCGGTTATGCCTATTTCAATCGCCATAAGTGGCAGTTTGCGGAGCGTGTGTGATGGAACCTCAGCCTGCCATCATTCTCGATCACGTGACCAAAAAGTTCACCCGTGTCCACCAGGCATACGGTTCCCTCAAAGGTCTTCTGCTCGCGTTTCTACCACGCCGAGTTGATCAGAAAGTAGTCATCGATGACCTGAGCCTGAAGATAAATCCAGGCGAAACGGTCGCCATCATCGGCAAAAACGGCGCAGGTAAAAGCACCCTGCTTAGCCTTCTTGCGAGGGTCTACAAACCAACTTCTGGAATTATAGCCGTAAATGGCCGTGTTGCTCCCTTGTTAGAGCTTGGAGCAGGCTTTCATCCCGACCTAACCGGATTAGAGAATATTTTTTTTAATGCGGTTATCTTAGGCTTATCGCGCAAAGAAGTAAAAGAGAGGCTCGAAGATATCGTTAAGTTCGCTGACCTCGACGATTACATAGATACACCCATTCACACCTATTCCTCAGGAATGCTGATGCGCCTAGGCTTCTCTGTCGCAGTGCATGTGGATGCGGATGTTCTATTGGTGGATGAGGTTTTAGCCGTCGGTGATGCCGAGTTTCAGGCGAAGTGTTATAAAAAGATTCATGAATTCCAACGCTCCGGCAAAACCATTCTTTTCGTCTCGCACGACATGCAAGCTGTCCAACGCGTCGCCACAAGAGGCATCTGGATGGATTCCGGACAGATCAAATCCGAAGGCGAAGCCGCACAAGTTATAAAAGCCTACATTGACCATAGTCCGATAATTGAGGATGGGATACAATAAACGTATTGTTTAAAGGAGGTGTTCACGATGAAGATTATGAGCGACTTTGATGAGATGGTTCGGCAGCGGAATTTGCGTTATCTTGATGATACGATGAATATGTTGGTAACGCTAGCAGAACGGCTACTGGAAGGCTTGCGATTTGAGGAATATCGCAAACGTCTTAATGATTTAAAAGCCGACAACTCATCATTCGAGCAGCGTGAAGAACTTTTGGCAGATATGCAGAATGTTTTTGGGCGTGAGTCAGCTCGGCTGCAACATCGGCTTGAAGTGCTTCGCTACCTAAACAGTGAGTTGCAAGAGCGTCTATCTCAGCCTGACATGAGAGCGATTGCTTTAACTCCTCATGAGCTTCCCTCGCCCGAAGAGCGCCCGTCTCTACCTCTTGCCACTCAAGATGATTGGGTACGAGCCGCTGACTTAGCCAGCCAAATCGAAGCCCGCACCGAACCAGACGGTACATAAGTAATTAAAAAGGGCGCTGCCATCAGGCAGCGCCCTTTTTTCATTTAACTCTACTCGTCAATCTCTTCAAGCTCAGCATCATTATCCATCGATACCAAATCGGCATCGATCTCGATTTCATCCATGCTGTGCTGCATCGGCTCATCTTCCTTACCATCAGGTTGAAGATCAAGTCGGGCGACAGAGCTAACATGGTCGCCAAAGCCTAGATTTATCAACCTAACCCCTTGAGCGCTGCGGCCAGTGGTTCGAATTTCTTCTACTCTCAAGCGAATGCCTTTGCCCAGAGCAGTCACAAGCAGCAACCGGCTCTTGGCCTCCACCATGGCAGCTCCGACGACGCAACCGGTTTTGTCGGTCACTTTCATCGTTAAGATGCCCGTACCTCCACGGCCCTGGTCGCGATATTCGCTGATTGGAGTTTTCTTGCCATATCCATGTTCAGAAACAACCAGAAGGTTGGTTCCCGGCCGAACGACTTCTACCGCAACAACCACATCGTCCGGACGCAATCTGATAGCTCGAATTCCACCAGCAGCTCTCCCTCGCCCTCGGACCTTTTCTTCATCGAAACGAATTGACATGCCGTTTTGAGTAATAATGACAATTTGATCTTTGCCGGTAGTCTGATGGACCCAACAGAGATCGTCGTCTTCTTCAATATCAAACGCTCGCAGCCCGTTCGTCCTAAGGTTCTGGAAGAAGCTCAACCCAGTACGTTTAATTTCGCCTTTACGGGTTATCATCGTAAGGTAACCTTCACCGCCAATTTGCCTAAGGGTCTGCCATGCAGTCACCTGCTCATTACCTTCAATAGCGATGTAGTTGATGATTGGCGTGCCTTTGCTTTGCCGAGACGCTTCCGGCAATTCATAGGCCTTCAGACGATAGACCCGGCCTTTGTTGGTGAAGAACAGCATATAGCTGTGCGTATTCACCTGAAAAACAGCCGCGACTTCATCTTCTGTCTTAGTCGATTGAGCACGGATGCCCTTCCCTCCCCGCTTCTGGGAGTGATAGCTATCGATCGCCACTCGCTTGACATACCCATCGCGCGAAATGGTAACCAGCGATTCTTCCTCAGGAATGAGGTCTTCATCGCGGATTTCACTCGCTTCTTGAGCAACAATGCGCGTTCGGCGAGCATCAGCGAACTTATCTCTAAGCTGTTTGAGTTCTTCTTTCAAAATCGAAGTCAATCGCTCAGCATTCGCTAAGATATCCTCAAAACCAGCTATCTTCTTTAAGAGTTCTTTGTATTCGTCTTCAATTCGCTGTTGTTCGAGGCGAGCCAATTGGCGAAGCTGCATCGCCAGAATTGCATCAGCCTGAGCAACCGTGAAGCCATAAGAAATCACCATTTCACGGCGTGCAGCATCTGAGCTTTCGCTTCGTCGGATAAGGGCAATTAGTTCGTCGAGAATATCGACTGATTTCTGCAAGCCCTCCAAGATATGAGCTCTCTGCTTTGCCCTGTGCAATTCATACTGCGTTCGGCGGGTAATCACTTCACGTCGATGCTTGATATACTCATCGATGATATGGGATAGTGTTTGAACTCGAGGAACCTGATCGACAAGCGAGAGCATAATCACACCAAAGCTGGTGCGAAGCGGAGTGTGCTTGTAGAGATAATTCAGGATTTTGTGCGGATTGATATCCCGTCGAAGCTCGATAACCACGCGCATTCCCTGACGATCTGAATAGTCATTCAGATCGGTAATACCTTCGATACGGCGCTGCTTCACGTGGTCAGCTATTGTCTCAATCAGTTTTGCCTTGTTGACCTGATAAGGCAATTCAGTTACCACAATCGCCTGCTTACCATTATCCATCGGCTCAATCTGTGTTTTTGCCTGAATAATAATGGTTCCGCGCCCTGTCTCATAAGCCGACTGGATCCCATTAGTGCCTAAAATCATCCCAGCAGTTGGGAAATCAGGCCCAGGAATAAAGTGCATTAAGTCAGAAATAGTACATTCCGGATGATCAATACGAAAAAGGGTCGCATCAATCACTTCCCCCAGGTTATGGGAAGGCATGTTGGTTGCCATACCGACCGCAATACCAGAACCTCCGTTACAAAGCAGGTTCGGGAATTTACCAGGCAGGAGCATCGGCTCATCTTGTGTCTGAAGGTAATTCGGTTGCCAATCGACTGTTTCCTTATCGATATCCTCCATCATCTCCATCGCCAAAGGCGTGAGACGGACTTCGGTATAACGCATGGCTGCCGGTGGGTCGTTATCAACAGAGCCAAAGTTGCCTTGGCCATCTACCAAGGGATAGCGCATACTAAAATCCTGCGCCATTCGAACCAACGTCGGATAAATGACTTCGTTTCCGTGCGGGTGAAAGTTACCGGAGGTTTCACCGCAAACTTTAGCGGACTTGGTATGAGCACTATCCGGCGATAAGTTCAAAGAGCGCATAACATAGAGAATACGTCGTTGAACAGGTTTCAGGCCATCTCGTACATTCGGTAATGCGCGAGCAATAATTGTCGACATTGCGTAGTCGAGATACGATCGTCGCATCTCTTCTTCAATACTAATGGGAATAACATCGCGTCCAATATTCACTGGCCGACACCTTTTATACTTAAGACTAAACTAGAAATGATTCTACCTCTTTCAGGTTCGAAAAGTCAAACAAACACTCGGCAAACTCCCTCATTATTACTGGCCTCTGGTATCCTAACGGTTAATGTCATAGCTAGCCGATAATAATATCAAGTTCCAAGGACAGGTGACCCAAAATGGCAACAAGTGAAGTACAAAATGGTGTTTTGACGCTTAAAGAAATTCGCGCAAACCCGCGAATAAAAGCTTATATTGAAGGCGCAAATGAGCTGCTTAATGCAATCGGCTATACAGAGCATGGATTTCGCCATGCAGGAATTGTGGCCGGTATTTCTAAGAATATTATCGCCACACTTGGCTATGAACCCCGTCAAGCGGAACTGGCTGCCATTGCCGGCTACATGCACGACATTGGAAACGTTATTAGCCGCACCAACCACCCCCAAACCGGCGCAACAATGGCTTTCAGACTCCTTGAAGAGATGGGAATGGAAACAAAGGAAATCGCCCTCATTATCGGCGCCATTGGCAACCATGAGGAACCAGG
It encodes:
- a CDS encoding ABC transporter ATP-binding protein encodes the protein MEPQPAIILDHVTKKFTRVHQAYGSLKGLLLAFLPRRVDQKVVIDDLSLKINPGETVAIIGKNGAGKSTLLSLLARVYKPTSGIIAVNGRVAPLLELGAGFHPDLTGLENIFFNAVILGLSRKEVKERLEDIVKFADLDDYIDTPIHTYSSGMLMRLGFSVAVHVDADVLLVDEVLAVGDAEFQAKCYKKIHEFQRSGKTILFVSHDMQAVQRVATRGIWMDSGQIKSEGEAAQVIKAYIDHSPIIEDGIQ
- a CDS encoding HD domain-containing protein; the encoded protein is MATSEVQNGVLTLKEIRANPRIKAYIEGANELLNAIGYTEHGFRHAGIVAGISKNIIATLGYEPRQAELAAIAGYMHDIGNVISRTNHPQTGATMAFRLLEEMGMETKEIALIIGAIGNHEEPGGEPVHWMSAAVILADKSDVHSSRVQNPDPHSFDIHDRVNFAVQRSRVDIIPEEKKIILDLQTDGKAASMMEYFEIFLELMVMCNKAAQTLGCRFHLHVNGTQIG
- the gyrA gene encoding DNA gyrase subunit A, whose amino-acid sequence is MNIGRDVIPISIEEEMRRSYLDYAMSTIIARALPNVRDGLKPVQRRILYVMRSLNLSPDSAHTKSAKVCGETSGNFHPHGNEVIYPTLVRMAQDFSMRYPLVDGQGNFGSVDNDPPAAMRYTEVRLTPLAMEMMEDIDKETVDWQPNYLQTQDEPMLLPGKFPNLLCNGGSGIAVGMATNMPSHNLGEVIDATLFRIDHPECTISDLMHFIPGPDFPTAGMILGTNGIQSAYETGRGTIIIQAKTQIEPMDNGKQAIVVTELPYQVNKAKLIETIADHVKQRRIEGITDLNDYSDRQGMRVVIELRRDINPHKILNYLYKHTPLRTSFGVIMLSLVDQVPRVQTLSHIIDEYIKHRREVITRRTQYELHRAKQRAHILEGLQKSVDILDELIALIRRSESSDAARREMVISYGFTVAQADAILAMQLRQLARLEQQRIEDEYKELLKKIAGFEDILANAERLTSILKEELKQLRDKFADARRTRIVAQEASEIRDEDLIPEEESLVTISRDGYVKRVAIDSYHSQKRGGKGIRAQSTKTEDEVAAVFQVNTHSYMLFFTNKGRVYRLKAYELPEASRQSKGTPIINYIAIEGNEQVTAWQTLRQIGGEGYLTMITRKGEIKRTGLSFFQNLRTNGLRAFDIEEDDDLCWVHQTTGKDQIVIITQNGMSIRFDEEKVRGRGRAAGGIRAIRLRPDDVVVAVEVVRPGTNLLVVSEHGYGKKTPISEYRDQGRGGTGILTMKVTDKTGCVVGAAMVEAKSRLLLVTALGKGIRLRVEEIRTTGRSAQGVRLINLGFGDHVSSVARLDLQPDGKEDEPMQHSMDEIEIDADLVSMDNDAELEEIDE
- the dusB gene encoding tRNA dihydrouridine synthase DusB, whose translation is MANAFSIGSVIIDPPVILAPMEDVTNPAFRRIVKRIGRPGLMVSEFVSAMATHYNAKKQLDKLEIYEDDHPISIQIFGSDPDIMAEAAKLVEGSGSDICDINMGCSVPKVCRTGSGAALLKDPDHALKIVEAVVKAVSIPVTVKFRVGWNHEQIVVPDLARRFEEAGVKAVTLHARTAMQGFSGRANWDFIGEIKQAVSIPVIGNGDIKEPHDALLMMQQTGCDGVMIGRASISNPWIILRVGHYLATGELLPEPTILERCEVALEHLRLMTELMGDELRATRHLRGQIPLYVKNFPGAAKLRGDISQAKSIAEVEDILSEIAWEPED
- a CDS encoding ABC transporter permease, with protein sequence MREELKELWRFRELFWTLVIRELRVRYKNSFLGFFWSLLNPLATALVLTIVFKFFIRVRITDYSAYVFAAYFPWIFFQMAILDSAQSVLTYMPLVKKIYFPRELLPLGAVAANFIHFLLSLVVFFLYLLGIWAFVPGHHLSLQATAALLPFVIIIQLLLTIGISLFVTALNVYYEDVKYIVAVGMQLLFYLSPIVYFSGQVKNPTLVSSQYHTIIYWIYHLNPMAVILTLYRKILLPNRSLTLDNGLQVPSSPLEPMMIVLAVLVSIAFAIAGYAYFNRHKWQFAERV